A single window of Salvelinus namaycush isolate Seneca chromosome 11, SaNama_1.0, whole genome shotgun sequence DNA harbors:
- the LOC120055978 gene encoding protein Wnt-9a-like, with translation MLDGHLLLGWLSFTVIVYLFNLPGPTTAYFGLTGNEPLSILPLSSQPEENVGRAHYKLCDRLKLEKKQRRMCRRDPGVAETLMEAISMSALECQYQFRFERWNCSLEGRYRANILKRGFKETAFLYAVSSAGLTHAMAKACSAGRMERCTCDEAPDLENRKAWQWGGCGDNLKYSNKFVKDFLGKRSNKDLRARVDMHNTNVGMKVIKAGVETTCKCHGVSGSCTVQTCWRQLSPFHEIGKQLKQRYETSLKVGSSTNEATGEGEISQARPQQQQPPPGPSNDPIPRTMDLLHIEDSPSFCRPSKYSPGTSARKCYKDKNCDAICCGRGHNTQSRVVTRPCQCQVRWCCYVECKQCTQREEVYTCKG, from the exons acTGACAGGTAATGAACCCCTGTCCATTCTACCGCTGAGCTCCCAACCCGAGGAGAACGTGGGCAGGGCCCACTACAAGCTGTGCGACCGGCTCAAACTGGAGAAAAAGCAGAGGCGGATGTGTCGACGAGACCCGGGCGTGGCCGAGACCCTCATGGAGGCCATCAGCATGAGCGCCCTGGAGTGCCAGTACCAGTTCCGCTTCGAGAGGTGGAACTGCTCTTTAGAGGGTCGCTACAGAGCCAACATTTTAAAGAGAG GTTTTAAGGAGACAGCCTTCCTGTATGCCGTCTCCTCAGCAGGCTTGACTCACGCCATGGCCAAGGCGTGTAGCGCCGGGCGGATGGAGCGTTGCACCTGTGATGAAGCACCAGACCTGGAGAACCGCAAGGCCTGGCAGTGGGGCGGCTGTGGAGACAACCTGAAGTATAGCAACAAGTTTGTCAAGGACTTCCTGGGAAAACGCTCCAACAAGGACCTGCGTGCCCGCGTGGACATGCACAACACTAACGTGGGCATGAAG GTGATCAAAGCCGGGGTAGAGACTACCTGCAAATGCCATGGCGTCTCAGGCTCCTGCACCGTCCAGACATGCTGGAGGCAGCTCTCGCCCTTCCATGAGATCGGCAAGCAGCTGAAACAGCGCTATGAGACCTCTCTGAAGGTGGGCAGCTCCACCAACGAGGCCACGGGGGAGGGGGAAATCTCCCAGGCCCggccccagcagcagcagcccccACCAGGCCCCAGCAATGACCCAATCCCACGCACCATGGACCTGCTCCACATCGAGGACTCGCCCAGCTTCTGCCGGCCCAGCAAGTACTCGCCAGGCACCTCGGCCAGGAAGTGCTACAAGGATAAGAACTGCGACGCCATCTGCTGCGGCAGGGGCCACAATACCCAGAGCCGCGTGGTGACCCGACCATGCCAGTGTCAGGTGCGCTGGTGCTGCTACGTCGAATGCAAGCAgtgcacacagagagaggaggtctACACCTGTAAAGGGTAG